From Aspergillus fumigatus Af293 chromosome 3, whole genome shotgun sequence, a single genomic window includes:
- a CDS encoding cytochrome P450, translating to MEAVIVASGLCVAYAVYYVYSDALAEVPGPRFAKICPSWLIRVLWSNKLNQGIREQHQKHGDVVRLGPSELSFCSLSAHDTIYNTNSTSFITYGSFQSAVEGLCPPGVTFVSHHSPAEQKELRRVFQPAIRLAVAGGMEAHHKRRFSELVAGLNIKPGVPICVNLTGLLERLEWDLIGDLGLGYSVPDRLKDNWNSQKTHQNLIGVAFALGSFLLSRRGLKMLVDSFGPFWIPKYLDPAHLIDVALKQRAEGKSTFVSQAIPYKNEKYPHLTKQMSSNVTGLIYAAFETSESSTRAILCALMRDPVRYRNLQQEIRSKFSASKPITDSQLVGLPYLTACINEGLRLWPGLNGQFTSRVSTGAVVDGVYVPPGCLVSADLYTLQRHPRYWHDPDTFKPERWLDPKNPDEMRAFRPFSAGPRSCPGRQIALQKLRLTLAKFMFLFDMQFVNPQFEWDRDVPSGLLWSSVEVMVRMTLLEPPVEPAEAVETAEAVEA from the exons ATGGAGGCTGTGATTGTG GCATCGGGTCTTTGCGTTGCCTATGCCGTGTACTACGTCTATTCCGATGCTTTGGCTGAAGTTCCCGGGCCTCGATTCGCCAAAATTTGCCCA TCGTGGTTAATTCGTGTTCTTTGGTCGAACAAACTCAATCAAGGCATACGGGAGCAGCACCAGAAGCATG GCGATGTCGTACGCCTCGGACCAAGTGAACTTTCCTTCTGCTCACTCAGTGCCCACGACACCATCTACAACACAAACAGTACTTCCTTCATCACATATGGATCTTTCCAGTCGGCTGTGGAGGGTCTCTGTCCACCGGGGGTTACCTTCGTCAGCCACCACAGCCCGGCAGAGCAAAAAGAGTTGCGGAGAGTGTTTCAACCAGCCATCCGCCTCGCGGTCGCGGGCGGTATGGAGGCTCACCACAAGAGACGGTTCAGCGAGCTTGTGGCCGGGTTGAACATCAAACCTGGCGTGCCCATATGCGTTAATCTAACTGGTCTGCTGGAGAGGTTGGAATGGGACCTCATAGGCGACTTGGGACTGGGATATTCCGTTCCAGACAGGCTGAAAG ACAACTGGAACAGCCAGAAAACTCACCAAAACCTGATCGGGGTTGCCTTCGCGCTGGGTTCGTTCCTTCTGAGCAGGCGCGGACTCAAGATGCTCGTCGATAGCTTTGGTCCTTTCTGGATACCAAAATACCTCGACCCAGCGCACCTAATTGATGTTGCATTGAAGCA GCGAGCCGAAGGCAAGAGCACGTTCGTTTCTCAAGCAATACCTTATAAGAACGAGAAGTACCCTCACTTGACCAAGCAGATGTCTAGCAACGTGACTGGTCTGAT TTATGCCGCTTTCGAAACATCCGAGTCCTCCACCCGAGCAATCCTATGCGCTCTCATGCGAGATCCTGTACGCTACCGCAATCTACAGCAGGAGATCCGGTCAAAATTCTCCGCTAGCAAGCCCATCACCGACAGCCAACTCGTAGGGCTTCCATACCTTACTGCCTGCATAAACGAGGGACTGAGACTCTGGCCCGGACTGAACGGGCAATTCACGAGCCGTGTTTCGACAGGCGCGGTGGTAGACGGGGTCTACGTTCCCCCTGGA TGCTTAGTCTCGGCGGACCTGTACACCCTTCAGCGCCACCCGAGGTATTGGCACGACCCGGACACCTTCAAGCCCGAACGCTGGTTAGACCCGAAAAACCCAGACGAAATGCGCGCATTCCGGCCGTTTTCCGCGGGGCCCCGCTCGTGTCCAGGCCGGCAGATCGCGCTGCAGAAGCTTCGGCTCACGCTCGCCAAATTCATGTTCTTGTTCGATATGCAGTTTGTCAATCCCCAGTTCGAGTGGGACCGAGATGTGCCGTCGGGCCTTTTGTGGAGCTCGGTCGAGGTCATGGTGCGGATGACGCTTCTGGAACCGCCAGTGGAGCCAGCGGAAGCAGTAGAAACCGCGGAAGCCGTGGAAGCCTGA
- a CDS encoding putative dUTPase, whose translation MILSGLEVVTRQLVRNLRGLTQQQPCGIDLTLRQVSQWTSAATIDFDNTKRQGAKTSSLSFDSTSHAITLHPGAYLVDFNETVQVPRNCMGSIFPRSSLWRSGVGVTAGVVDAGYEGALGALIEVKNPHGVVLYRDAKLAQIVFEELGETVEGYNGIYQSSTSSVGRDGTGQSSNA comes from the coding sequence ATGATTCTTAGCGGACTGGAAGTCGTCACCCGCCAATTAGTTCGGAATCTCCGCGGTCTCACCCAGCAACAACCATGCGGCATCGACCTGACTCTCCGTCAGGTCTCACAATGGACCTCCGCCGCGACCATCGACTTCGACAACACGAAACGCCAGGGGGCCAAGACCTCCAGCTTGTCGTTTGACAGCACCAGCCACGCCATTACGCTGCACCCGGGCGCGTACTTGGTCGATTTCAACGAAACTGTTCAAGTGCCGCGGAATTGCATGGGGAGCATTTTTCCGCGGTCATCGCTCTGGCGGTCCGGGGTCGGAGTCACCGCTGGCGTCGTCGACGCCGGGTATGAAGGTGCGCTCGGTGCCTTGATCGAAGTCAAGAATCCCCACGGCGTCGTTTTGTATCGAGACGCCAAGCTCGCCCAGATTGTGTTTGAGGAATTGGGCGAGACTGTGGAAGGATACAATGGTATCTACCAGTCTTCGACGAGCAGTGTCGGGCGTGATGGGACTGGCCAGTCGTCAAACGCTTGA
- a CDS encoding putative copper amine oxidase translates to MAPHPLAILSEEETNLARDVVIAEHPNTVIRFREIYLLEPPKDQLREFLALEHAGRLSPTTPRPPRLATCQYDVIGADHIPSFHESVVDVVARKRVKHHIVGKQHHAPLTMSEFENLVERCFSSPLFKKALEDFDLPPGFEVTIEPWPYGGLDNTEENRRYFQGLCFATDKSKNNPDANFYSYPLPLIPVMDALTQKIIRVDRPATGGKGDGLTEQTFKRDIIGHCKASDYVPELLPDGTRRDLKPLNVVQPEGPSFRITNESLVEWQKWSFRVGFNPREGATIHDVWYDGRSVMHRLSISEMTVPYADPRPPYHRKQAFDFGDGGGGNMANNLSIGCDCLGVIKYFDAIVTGPDGSAKKLPNAICLHEQDNGIGWKHSNWRTGRAVVTRNRELVVQFIITLANYEYIFAYKFDQSGGITVESRATGILNVVNIDPGKVSDYGNVVSGGVLAQNHQHIFCVRMDPAIDGPNNSVVVEESHPVPMNDVTNPKGNFYKVTQQTLERACYLDAAPQLNRTIKMINPHKKNPISGHPVGYKFIPLATQLLLADPNSVQAKRAQFAQHHVWVTKHRDGELYAGGRYTLQSQQEVDGVADAVKRGESVVDTDVVVWSTFGITHNPRVEDWPVMPVEIFQLMIKPADFFTANPSLDVPSSRNAASRVVQKECCRDAQL, encoded by the exons ATGGCTCCTCACCCTCTAGCAATCCTCTCCGAAGAGGAGACTAACCTTGCGCGCGACGTCGTCATTGCAGAGCATCCCAACACGGTCATTCGTTTCCGTGAGATCTACCTGTTGGAACCTCCCAAGGACCAGCTGCGCGAATTCTTAGCTCTTGAGCACGCTGGTCGCCTCAGCCCAACCAcgcctcgacctcctcgactCGCTACTTGCCAATACGATGTGATTGGAGCCGACCACATCCCCTCCTTCCATGAATCCGTTGTCGACGTGGTCGCGCGCAAGCGTGTCAAGCACCACATTGTCGGAAAGCAGCATCATGCTCCGCTTACTAT GAGCGAGTTCGAGAACCTTGTTGAGCGATGTTTTAGCTCACCCTTGTTCAAGAAAGCCCTGGAAGATTTTGACCTGCCGCCAGGATTTGAGGTCACAATCGAGCCATGGCCCTATGGTGGCTTGGACAACACTGAAGAGAATCGGCGGTACTTCCAGGGTCTTTGTTTTGCTAccgacaagagcaagaataACCCGGATGCGAACTTCTACTCCTACCCCCTGCCATTGATCCCTGTCATGGACGCTCTTACCCAAAAGATCATTCGAGTGGATCGTCCGGCGACTGGCGGCAAGGGAGATGGTTTGACCGAGCAAACCTTCAAGCGCGACATTATCGGACATTGCAAGGCCTCCGACTACGTCCCAGAGCTTCTGCCAGACGGCACTCGGCGGGATCTGAAGCCCCTGAATGTCGTACAACCTGAGGGCCCTTCTTTTCGCATCACAAACGAGTCCTTGGTCGAGTGGCAGAAGTGGAGTTTCCGTGTTGGTTTTAATCCTCGCGAGGGTGCGACTATACACGATGTCTGGTACGATGGTCGTAGCGTGATGCACCGACTGTCTATCAGCGAGATG ACTGTTCCCTATGCAGACCCTCGTCCTCCCTATCACCGCAAACAGGCTTTCGACTTTGGCGACGGAGGTGGTGGTAACATGGCTAACAACCTTTCTATTGGCTGTGACTGCCTGGGGGTCATCAAATACTTTGATGCCATCGTTACAGGACCCGACGGTAGTGCGAAGAAGTTGCCTAATGCCATCTGCCTGCACGAACAGGACAATGGCATCGGTTGGAAGCACTCCAACTGGCGGACAGGCCGTGCTGTGGTCACCCGCAACCGCGAACTAGTCGTGCAATTCATCATTACGCTGGCAAACTACGAGTACATATTCGCCTACAAGTTCGATCAGTCTGGCGGAATTACAGTCGAGTCTCGTGCGACAGGAATTCTAAACGTCGTCAACATCGATCCGGGCAAGGTCAGCGATTACGGTAACGTAGTCAGCGGAGGTGTCTTGGCCCAGAACCATCAGCACATCTTCTGTGTCCGTATGGATCCCGCAATTGACGGACCAAATAATTCCGTCGTGGTCGAGGAGTCTCATCCAGTCCCCATGAACGATGTCACCAACCCAAAGGGAAACTTCTACAAGGTCACTCAACAGACGCTTGAGCGGGCGTGCTACCTTGACGCGGCTCCGCAACTGAACCGTACCATCAAAATGATTAATCCCCATAAGAAGAACCCCATCAGCGGTCACCCTGTAGGTTACAAGTTCATTCCGCTGGCTACCCAGCTGTTACTGGCGGATCCCAACTCCGTCCAAGCCAAGCGCGCTCAGTTTGCACAGCACCACGTGTGGGTGACAAAGCACCGCGATGGTGAGCTATATGCGGGAGGTCGATACACACTTCAGAGCCAGCAGGAGGTGGATGGTGTGGCTGACGCTGTCAAACGGGGCGAATCCGTGGTGGATACTGATGTGGTGGTCTGGAGTACCTTTGGTATCACGCACAATCCTCGTGTAGAGGATTGGCCAGTCAT GCCTGTTGAGATATTCCAACTGATGATTAAGCCGGCGGATTTCTTCACGGCCAATCCCTCTCTGGATGTGCCCTCGAGCAGGAATGCGGCGTCGAGAGTCGTGCAAAAGGAATGTTGCCGTGACGCTCAGCTGTGA
- a CDS encoding transcription factor domain-containing protein — MRAMSARLRQLESASPSTTNNTYTAISTVSSSSTTASLHRIMNRPQSPSYVGPTSAEFGLTTRQRQPEDFDSGDDLVSTAVQSPAPALGGDISSEDPLGCLGSAEALRLVDVYENTVGLMYPCVDLASVRVYIAEYFRDKDGMEPISPPTLDQEWFFARDIEVLKILLATALLAETHGRSEKAALLADSVEDRFATRLKVPEVDMKELLILTLLSIFHSYRDDEVISWRLIGMAVRGAMQLGLHCQETWQKTGGVFPGELQSEYASRLFWCIYVLDRKWSFGTGLPFAIQDSDMDTNLPEPGTSTPYLTCMINYARLSTKIWGLVVGWRNRSRAATADYCSYLDFQVQQWIQSIPPELRFNPARSPMLSERAGCSATVTATPQPHSQYHTQTDSMMMLQVLLALQANQLRILVYRQNLLCSESIEADVSGASTAVETAKSTVHMLDSFSRVSPLYFQRPEPFNYFLISALAALFLAVLHAPARFSQVCRPEFYTAVDMVRRSSTRARTSRRLQKIIKSLKTIWMNLGTQRPREPVQKNGPNHRTPRGLDATGAPLSAGSHAESPYTQKPMSGVTAPQHPRSAYVRSMTSPTTAFADETSCEDLTSFFEMAGGVYFDSRMGNGGAGDEGLVPDSATEGFDAFQAEDEALTRVMAGLL; from the exons ATGCGAGCCATGTCCGCTCGCTTGCGACAACTTGAATCAGCCTCTCCCTCAACGACGAACAATACTTACACGGCTATCTCAACCgtgtcctcctcgtcgacgactGCAAGTCTCCACCGCATCATGAACCGCCCGCAGTCACCGTCCTACGTCGGCCCCACGAGTGCAGAGTTTGGTCTGACTACGCGCCAACGGCAGCCGGAGGACTTCGACAGCGGCGACGACCTCGTCTCGACGGCGGTGCAGAGTCCGGCCCCCGCGCTTGGAGGCGACATCTCTTCTGAAGATCCGCTGGGATGCCTAGGTTCTGCTGAGGCGCTCCGTCTCGTCGACGTGTACGAGAATACCGTTGGCCTGATGTACCCTTGCGTCGATTTGGCGAGCGTGCGTGTCTATATTGCCGAGTACTTCCGGGATAAGGACGGGATGGAGCCTATTTCACCGCCTACGCTGGACCAGGAGTGGTTCTTCGCGAGGGATATCGAGGTGTTGAAGATCTTACTGGCAACGGCTTTGTTAGCCGAGACGCATGGCCGCAGTGAGAAGGCGGCGCTGCTGGCGGATAGCGTGGAGGATCGGTTCGCAACAAGGCTCAAAGTCCCTGAGGTGGATATGAAGGAGTTGCTCATTTTGACTTTGCTG TCCATCTTCCATTCCTATCGCGACGACGAAGTTATATCCTGGCGGCTTATCGGCATGGCGGTGCGAGGAGCGATGCAACTCGGCCTACACTGCCAGGAGACCTGGCAAAAGACCGGTGGCGTGTTCCCCGGAGAGCTGCAGAGTGAATATGCCAGCCGGCTGTTCTGGTGCATCTACGTGCTCGACCGCAAATGGTCCTTCGGCACGGGCCTGCCTTTCGCCATCCAGGACTCCGACATGGACACCAATCTACCCGAACCCGGCACAAGCACACCCTACCTCACCTGCATGATCAACTACGCGCGTCTAAGCACCAAGATCTGGGGCCTAGTTGTGGGCTGGCGCAACAGGTCCCGAGCTGCAACAGCAGACTATTGCTCCTACCTCGACTTCCAGGTCCAGCAATGGATCCAGTCTATCCCTCCGGAGCTACGCTTCAACCCGGCCCGGTCACCAATGCTGTCTGAGCGCGCCGGCTGCTCAGCCACAGTTACGGCTACTCCACAACCCCATTCCCAATACCACACACAAACCGACAGCATGATGATGCTCCAAGTCCTCCTCGCCCTTCAGGCAAACCAACTCCGCATCCTCGTTTATCGCCAGAACCTCCTCTGCAGCGAGAGCATCGAAGCCGACGTGTCTGGCGCCTCGACCGCCGTCGAAACAGCCAAAAGCACAGTGCACATGCTCGATTCCTTCTCCCGAGTGTCGCCGCTCTACTTCCAACGCCCGGAACCCTTCAATTACTTCCTCATCTCGGCATTGGCGGCACTGTTCCTGGCGGTCCTGCATGCCCCCGCACGGTTCAGCCAAGTCTGTCGGCCCGAGTTCTACACTGCCGTCGATATGGTGCGCCGGTCGTCGACGCGCGCGCGCACTTCCCGCCGCTTACAGAAGATCATAAAGAGCTTGAAGACGATCTGGATGAATCTTGGGACGCAGAGACCCAGGGAGCCAGTGCAGAAGAACGGGCCGAATCATCGCACCCCGCGTGGACTGGATGCTACGGGGGCCCCGCTGTCGGCGGGGAGTCATGCCGAGTCCCCATATACTCAGAAGCCCATGTCGGGTGTCACCGCGCCGCAGCACCCGAGGTCTGCATACGTGCGCTCCATGACGTCTCCGACGACGGCTTTTGCGGACGAGACAAGCTGTGAAGACCTAACCAGTTTCTTTGAAATGGCGGGTGGAGTTTATTTCGATTCGAGAATGGGGAACGGGGGAGCCGGTGATGAGGGACTGGTACCTGATTCCGCAACGGAGGGGTTTGATGCCTTTCAAGCGGAGGATGAGGCTTTGACGAGGGTAATGGCTGGATTGTTATAG